The proteins below are encoded in one region of Pseudomonas entomophila L48:
- a CDS encoding dicarboxylate/amino acid:cation symporter → MTKRQPLYKSLYVQVLVAITIGILLGHYYPETGVALKPLGDGFVKLIKMVIAPIIFCTVVSGIAGMQSMKSVGKTGGYALLYFEIVSTIALIIGLVVVNVVQPGAGMHVDVSTLNASSVAAYAAAGAQQTTVGFLLNVIPNTVVGAFANGDILQVLMFSVLFGFALHRLGSYGKPVLDLIDRFAHVMFNIINMIMKLAPIGAFGAMAFTIGQYGVGSLVQLGYLMACFYITCILFVLVVLGGICRAHGFSVIKLIRYIREELLIVLGTSSSESALPRMLAKMERLGAKKSVVGLVIPTGYSFNLDGTSIYLTMAAVFIAQATDTTMDITHQITLLLVLLVASKGAAGVTGSGFIVLAATLSAVGHLPVAGLALILGIDRFMSEARALTNLIGNAVATVVVAKWVKELDTDQLQAELASGGSPLVDTRPTDDLGVAEGPAR, encoded by the coding sequence ATGACGAAACGTCAGCCGCTGTACAAATCCCTGTATGTCCAGGTGTTGGTCGCCATCACCATCGGTATCCTGCTCGGCCACTACTACCCGGAGACCGGCGTCGCCCTCAAGCCCCTGGGTGACGGCTTCGTCAAACTGATCAAGATGGTCATCGCGCCGATCATCTTCTGCACCGTGGTCAGCGGCATCGCCGGCATGCAGAGCATGAAGTCGGTCGGCAAGACCGGCGGCTACGCGCTGCTGTACTTCGAGATCGTTTCCACCATCGCCCTGATCATCGGCCTGGTCGTGGTCAATGTGGTCCAGCCGGGCGCTGGCATGCACGTCGACGTCAGCACCCTGAACGCCAGCAGCGTGGCCGCCTATGCCGCCGCCGGCGCGCAGCAGACCACCGTGGGCTTCTTGCTCAACGTCATCCCCAACACCGTGGTCGGCGCCTTCGCCAACGGCGACATCCTGCAAGTGCTGATGTTCTCGGTGCTGTTCGGCTTCGCCCTGCACCGCCTGGGTAGCTACGGCAAGCCGGTGCTGGACCTGATCGACCGCTTCGCCCATGTGATGTTCAACATCATCAACATGATCATGAAGCTGGCGCCAATCGGTGCCTTCGGCGCCATGGCCTTCACCATCGGCCAGTACGGCGTGGGTTCGCTGGTACAGCTGGGCTACCTGATGGCCTGCTTCTACATCACCTGCATCCTGTTCGTCCTGGTGGTGCTGGGTGGCATCTGCCGCGCCCACGGTTTCAGCGTGATCAAGCTGATCCGCTACATCCGTGAAGAGCTGCTGATCGTGCTGGGCACCTCGTCCTCGGAATCGGCCCTGCCGCGCATGCTGGCCAAGATGGAGCGCCTGGGCGCGAAGAAGTCCGTGGTTGGCCTGGTGATCCCGACCGGCTACTCGTTCAACCTGGACGGTACCTCGATCTACCTGACCATGGCCGCGGTGTTCATCGCCCAGGCCACCGACACCACCATGGACATCACCCACCAGATCACCCTGCTGCTGGTGCTGCTGGTTGCGTCCAAAGGTGCTGCCGGCGTCACCGGTTCGGGCTTCATCGTGCTGGCCGCGACGCTGTCTGCCGTCGGCCATCTGCCGGTTGCGGGCCTTGCGCTGATCCTGGGTATCGACCGCTTCATGTCCGAAGCCCGCGCCCTGACCAACCTGATCGGCAACGCCGTGGCCACCGTGGTGGTCGCCAAGTGGGTCAAGGAGCTGGACACCGACCAACTGCAGGCGGAGCTGGCTTCCGGTGGTTCGCCGCTGGTCGACACCCGTCCGACCGACGACCTGGGCGTGGCCGAAGGCCCGGCGCGTTGA
- a CDS encoding SprT family zinc-dependent metalloprotease, translated as MPELLKQRVETCYQQAETFFKRPFPRPQVSFKLRGQKAGVAHLHENLLRFNLQLYRENQDDFLRQTVAHEVAHLVAHQLFGDKIQAHGEEWQLIMRGVYELPPNRCHNYEVQRRVATRYIYRCPCPESDFPFTAQRHKLVRQGRRYLCRRCREILVYSGETRVE; from the coding sequence ATGCCCGAGCTGCTCAAACAACGCGTCGAAACCTGTTACCAGCAAGCCGAAACCTTCTTCAAACGCCCCTTCCCACGCCCGCAGGTCAGCTTCAAGCTGCGCGGCCAGAAGGCCGGCGTCGCCCATCTGCACGAGAACCTGCTGCGCTTCAACCTGCAGCTGTACCGCGAGAACCAGGACGACTTCCTGCGCCAGACCGTGGCCCATGAAGTGGCGCACCTGGTGGCCCACCAGCTATTTGGCGACAAGATCCAGGCCCACGGCGAGGAGTGGCAACTGATCATGCGCGGGGTCTATGAACTACCGCCAAACCGCTGCCACAACTATGAGGTGCAGCGGCGGGTGGCGACGCGCTACATCTATCGTTGCCCATGCCCGGAGAGCGATTTCCCGTTCACCGCGCAGCGGCACAAGCTGGTGCGCCAGGGGCGACGGTACCTGTGCCGGCGGTGTCGGGAGATTCTGGTGTACAGCGGCGAGACCCGGGTCGAGTAG
- a CDS encoding Yip1 family protein, with protein sequence MIHHVVGLFTHPDQEWREIRGEEESISHMYLTHTLILAAIPAVSAFIGTTQVGWVIGDRPAVMLTMESALWMSIMSYLAMLAGVAVMGAFIHWMARTYDANPSMAQCIAFATYTATPLFIGGLAALYPHLWLGMLIGTAAICYTVYLLYVGLPTFMNIPSDEGFLFSSSVLAVGLVVLVAIMAATVIIWGLGVGPVYTN encoded by the coding sequence ATGATTCATCACGTTGTAGGGTTGTTTACCCACCCTGACCAGGAGTGGCGGGAGATTCGTGGCGAGGAAGAAAGCATCAGCCACATGTACCTGACCCACACGCTGATCCTCGCGGCGATCCCCGCCGTGTCGGCGTTCATCGGCACCACCCAGGTCGGCTGGGTGATCGGCGACCGGCCAGCGGTGATGCTGACCATGGAAAGCGCGCTGTGGATGAGCATCATGTCCTACCTGGCGATGCTCGCCGGGGTGGCGGTGATGGGCGCCTTCATCCACTGGATGGCCCGCACCTACGACGCCAACCCGAGCATGGCGCAATGCATCGCCTTCGCCACCTACACGGCCACCCCGTTGTTCATCGGCGGCCTGGCGGCGCTGTACCCGCACCTGTGGCTGGGCATGCTGATCGGCACGGCGGCCATCTGCTACACCGTGTACCTGCTGTATGTCGGCTTGCCGACGTTCATGAACATCCCGTCGGACGAAGGCTTCCTGTTCTCCAGCTCCGTGCTGGCGGTAGGCCTGGTGGTACTGGTGGCGATCATGGCCGCGACCGTGATCATCTGGGGACTGGGCGTGGGGCCCGTCTACACCAACTGA
- the ttcA gene encoding tRNA 2-thiocytidine(32) synthetase TtcA: protein MGTLSVNQNKLQKRLRRLAGEAITDYNMIEDGDKVMVCLSGGKDSYTMLDVLLHLQKVAPIKFDIVAVNMDQKQPGFPEHVLPAYLKELGVEYHIVEKDTYSVVKELVPEGKTTCSLCSRLRRGTLYTFADEIGATKMALGHHRDDIVETFFLNMFFNGALKGMPPKLRADDGRNVVIRPLAYCSEKDIQAYSDMKEFPIIPCNLCGSQENLQRQVVKDMLVEWERKHPGRTESIFRALQNVAPSQLADRNLFDFTSLKIDESATPRFLDVLNI, encoded by the coding sequence ATGGGCACCCTTTCGGTCAACCAGAACAAACTGCAAAAACGCCTGCGTCGTCTCGCCGGCGAAGCCATCACCGACTACAACATGATCGAGGATGGCGACAAGGTCATGGTCTGCCTGTCCGGCGGCAAGGACAGCTACACCATGCTCGACGTTCTGTTGCACCTGCAGAAGGTGGCGCCGATCAAGTTCGACATCGTCGCGGTGAACATGGACCAGAAGCAGCCGGGCTTCCCCGAGCACGTGCTGCCGGCGTATCTCAAAGAGCTGGGCGTCGAGTACCACATCGTCGAGAAGGACACCTACTCGGTGGTCAAGGAGCTGGTGCCCGAGGGCAAGACCACCTGCTCGCTGTGCTCGCGCCTGCGCCGCGGCACGCTGTACACCTTCGCCGACGAGATCGGCGCGACCAAGATGGCCCTGGGTCATCACCGCGACGACATCGTCGAGACGTTCTTCCTCAACATGTTCTTCAACGGCGCGCTCAAGGGCATGCCACCGAAGCTGCGCGCCGACGACGGCCGCAACGTGGTGATCCGCCCGCTGGCCTACTGCAGCGAGAAGGACATCCAGGCCTACTCGGACATGAAGGAATTCCCGATCATCCCGTGCAACCTGTGCGGTTCGCAGGAGAACCTGCAGCGCCAGGTGGTCAAGGATATGCTGGTGGAGTGGGAGCGCAAGCACCCGGGCCGTACCGAAAGCATCTTCCGCGCCCTGCAGAACGTCGCGCCGTCGCAGCTGGCCGACCGCAACCTGTTCGACTTCACCAGCCTGAAGATCGACGAGAGCGCCACCCCGCGCTTCCTCGACGTGCTGAACATCTGA
- a CDS encoding DNA-3-methyladenine glycosylase I has translation MRDYQWLHEYCLNRFGSAQALEAFLPQPRTSAQLRDIPDDRYLSTLALRVFRAGLKHSLVDAKWPAFEQVFFGFDPEKVVLMGAEHLERLMHDERIIRHLGKLKSVPRNAQMVLDVAKEKGSFGAFIADWPVTDIVGLWKYLAKHGNQLGGLSAPRFLRMVGKDTFIPTDDMAAALIAQKIIDKPPTSQRDLALVQQAFNQWHAESGRPLCQLSVMLAHTVNH, from the coding sequence ATGCGCGACTATCAGTGGTTGCACGAGTACTGCCTGAACCGCTTCGGTTCGGCCCAGGCGCTGGAAGCCTTCCTGCCGCAGCCGCGTACGTCTGCGCAGTTGCGCGACATCCCTGATGACCGCTACCTGTCGACGCTGGCCCTGCGCGTGTTCCGCGCCGGGCTCAAGCACAGCCTGGTGGATGCCAAGTGGCCGGCGTTCGAACAGGTGTTCTTCGGTTTCGATCCGGAGAAGGTGGTGCTGATGGGCGCCGAGCACCTGGAGCGGCTGATGCACGACGAGCGGATCATCCGCCACCTGGGCAAGCTCAAGAGCGTGCCGCGCAATGCGCAGATGGTGCTGGACGTGGCGAAGGAGAAGGGCAGTTTCGGCGCGTTCATCGCCGACTGGCCGGTAACCGATATCGTCGGGCTGTGGAAGTACCTGGCCAAGCATGGCAACCAGCTGGGTGGGTTGTCGGCGCCGCGCTTCTTGCGCATGGTCGGCAAGGATACGTTCATCCCCACCGATGACATGGCGGCAGCGTTGATCGCCCAGAAGATCATCGACAAGCCACCGACCAGCCAGCGGGATCTTGCGTTGGTGCAGCAGGCGTTCAACCAGTGGCATGCAGAAAGCGGCCGGCCGCTGTGCCAGTTGTCGGTGATGCTGGCGCATACCGTCAACCACTGA
- a CDS encoding DUF2069 domain-containing protein: MARKPKVLPPLGWLAPRVRFTRALSLACFFGLIALLVVNNLWFADLHGARVEVIMAIELIPLLLLLPGMLMGSARAHAWTCFVVNIYFIKGVLAAFDPARAVFGWVEVLVSLGLFVSGLLFVRWKFQFERRMAGEGR, from the coding sequence GTGGCTAGGAAGCCCAAGGTACTGCCGCCGCTGGGCTGGTTGGCGCCACGCGTGCGCTTCACCCGGGCCCTGAGCCTGGCCTGCTTCTTCGGCCTGATCGCCCTGCTGGTGGTGAACAACCTGTGGTTCGCCGACCTGCACGGGGCGCGGGTCGAGGTGATCATGGCCATCGAGCTGATCCCCCTGCTGCTGTTGCTGCCGGGCATGCTGATGGGCAGTGCCCGGGCGCATGCCTGGACCTGCTTCGTGGTGAACATCTACTTCATCAAGGGCGTGCTGGCGGCGTTCGACCCGGCGCGGGCAGTGTTCGGCTGGGTGGAGGTGCTGGTGAGCCTGGGGTTGTTCGTCAGCGGGTTGCTGTTCGTGCGTTGGAAGTTCCAGTTCGAACGGCGCATGGCAGGTGAAGGGCGTTGA
- the wrbA gene encoding NAD(P)H:quinone oxidoreductase yields the protein MSDPYILVLYYSRHGSTSEMARHIARGVEMAGLEARLRTVPAISTECEAVAPDIPASGALYATLDDLRHCAGLVLGSPTRFGNMAAPLKYFLDGTSSLWLGGELVGKPAGVFTSTASLHGGQETTLLSMMLPLMHHGMLVMGLPYSESALLETRGGGTPYGASHHAGADGKRELDAHEITLCRALGQRLANTAKALEGQRG from the coding sequence GTGAGCGATCCCTACATCCTGGTGCTGTACTACAGCCGCCACGGCTCGACCAGCGAGATGGCCCGGCATATCGCCCGTGGCGTCGAGATGGCCGGCCTGGAGGCGCGCCTGCGCACCGTGCCGGCGATCTCCACCGAATGCGAAGCCGTGGCCCCGGACATCCCGGCCAGCGGCGCGCTGTACGCCACCCTCGACGACCTGCGCCACTGCGCCGGCCTGGTGCTGGGCAGCCCGACCCGCTTCGGCAACATGGCCGCGCCCCTCAAGTACTTCCTCGACGGCACCAGCAGCCTGTGGCTGGGTGGCGAGCTGGTGGGCAAGCCGGCCGGCGTGTTCACTTCCACCGCCAGCCTGCATGGCGGCCAGGAGACCACCCTGCTGTCGATGATGCTGCCGCTGATGCACCACGGCATGCTGGTGATGGGCCTGCCCTACAGCGAATCGGCGCTGCTCGAAACCCGTGGCGGCGGCACGCCCTACGGCGCCAGCCACCACGCCGGCGCCGACGGCAAGCGCGAGCTGGATGCCCACGAGATCACCCTGTGCCGTGCCCTTGGCCAACGCCTGGCGAACACCGCCAAGGCCCTGGAGGGGCAACGTGGCTAG
- the arsC gene encoding arsenate reductase (glutaredoxin) (This arsenate reductase requires both glutathione and glutaredoxin to convert arsenate to arsenite, after which the efflux transporter formed by ArsA and ArsB can extrude the arsenite from the cell, providing resistance.), with amino-acid sequence MTDLTLYHNPRCSKSRGALELLEARGLAPTIVRYLETPPDAATLAQLLGKLDIGARQLLRTGEDEYKALDLANPALSDAQLIDAMVKHPKLIERPILVAGDKAVVGRPPEKVLEILP; translated from the coding sequence ATGACCGATCTGACCCTCTATCATAACCCGCGCTGCTCGAAATCCCGCGGCGCCCTGGAGCTGCTCGAGGCTCGCGGCCTGGCGCCGACCATCGTGCGCTACCTCGAGACCCCGCCCGACGCCGCCACCCTCGCGCAACTGCTCGGCAAGCTGGACATCGGCGCGCGCCAGCTGCTGCGCACCGGCGAAGACGAGTACAAGGCCCTCGACCTGGCCAACCCGGCCTTGAGCGACGCCCAACTGATCGATGCCATGGTCAAGCACCCCAAGCTGATCGAGCGTCCGATCCTGGTGGCCGGAGACAAGGCCGTGGTCGGCCGCCCACCGGAGAAAGTCCTGGAGATCCTGCCGTGA
- a CDS encoding TlpA disulfide reductase family protein: protein MARRLAAALAITASLLLGGCGADYGVDQHGNTVKAEQIDGHWLVLNYWAEWCGPCRTEIPELNAAAKQWEAQGIKVVGVNFDGLQGPDLKTAADTLGIGFTVLAQDPAERYELPRSEALPVTYIIDDKGKVREQLMGEQTLEGLQAKIKALKGGA from the coding sequence ATGGCAAGGCGTTTGGCAGCTGCACTGGCCATCACCGCGAGCCTGTTGCTCGGCGGCTGCGGTGCGGACTACGGCGTGGACCAGCACGGCAATACGGTAAAGGCCGAACAGATCGACGGGCACTGGCTGGTGCTCAACTACTGGGCCGAATGGTGTGGCCCGTGCCGCACGGAAATCCCCGAGCTCAATGCCGCTGCCAAGCAGTGGGAGGCCCAGGGCATCAAGGTGGTGGGGGTGAACTTCGACGGCCTGCAGGGGCCAGACCTGAAGACCGCCGCCGACACGCTGGGCATCGGTTTCACCGTGCTCGCCCAGGACCCGGCCGAACGCTACGAGCTGCCGCGCAGCGAGGCGTTGCCGGTGACCTACATCATCGATGACAAGGGCAAGGTGCGTGAGCAACTGATGGGCGAGCAGACGCTCGAAGGGCTGCAGGCCAAGATCAAGGCGCTCAAGGGCGGCGCCTGA
- a CDS encoding META domain-containing protein, with amino-acid sequence MKQLLTTALIAAALAGCASEPPKLQQEQSYVLEWIGERPLIDYSHLTLTLANDGRAYGNAGCNHWFAPYTLEGERISFGKVGKTRKLCAPALMDQEKRFLQALETVQRWDVSPIEQIRFWPVEGKPLRFWPEEG; translated from the coding sequence GTGAAACAGCTGCTGACCACCGCGCTGATCGCCGCGGCCCTGGCCGGCTGCGCGTCGGAGCCTCCGAAGCTGCAACAGGAGCAGAGCTATGTGCTGGAGTGGATCGGGGAGCGACCGCTCATCGACTACAGCCACCTGACGCTGACCCTGGCCAACGACGGCCGCGCCTATGGCAATGCCGGCTGCAACCACTGGTTCGCCCCCTACACACTGGAGGGCGAGCGCATCAGCTTCGGCAAGGTCGGCAAGACCCGCAAGCTGTGTGCGCCGGCGTTGATGGACCAGGAGAAGCGCTTCTTGCAGGCGCTGGAGACCGTGCAGCGCTGGGATGTGTCGCCGATCGAGCAGATACGCTTCTGGCCGGTTGAAGGCAAGCCTTTGCGCTTCTGGCCTGAGGAAGGTTGA